A genome region from Magnolia sinica isolate HGM2019 chromosome 8, MsV1, whole genome shotgun sequence includes the following:
- the LOC131253454 gene encoding pentatricopeptide repeat-containing protein At1g62350: MIRFASNQLKSRRKLLPGIGQSPFKTLTLNLDSLLQRLAAADAAFSSSSAAASNPSLSIWRRKKEMGKEGLLVVQELKRLQSNRVRLDGVIRTRVSRLVRTDLLAVLAEFQRQGQVFLCMKIYDLVRKEIWYRPDMFFYRDMLLMLARNKKVDESMRVWEDLKREEVLFDQHTFGDIVRSFLDGGLPSQAMEFYDEMKQSPDPPLCLPYRVILKGLIPYPELREKVKEDFLELFPDMSVYDPPEDLFNNQQ; encoded by the exons ATGATACGATTCGCTTCGAATCAGTTAAAAAGCCGAAGAAAGCTCCTTCCAGGAATTGGGCAGAGTCctttcaaaaccctaaccctaaaccttgaTTCTCTTCTCCAAAGACTCGCTGCTGCAGATGCagctttctcttcttcttctgctgcaGCTTCCAACCCTAGCCTTTCGATATGGCGAAGGAAGAAGGAGATGGGGAAGGAAGGGTTACTGGTCGTCCAGGAGCTGAAACGCTTGCaatcgaaccgagtccgactcgacgGAGTCATACGCACACGCGTCTCCCGCCTTGTCCGGACCGATCTCCTCGCCGTACTCGCTGAGTTCCAGCGCCAGGGCCAGGTCTTCCTCTGCATGAAG ATATATGATTTGGTGCGGAAAGAAATATGGTATCGTCCAGACATGTTCTTTTACAGAGACATGCTTTTAATGCTTGCAAGGAACAAAAAGGTGGATGAGTCAATGCGGGTCTGGGAGGATCTTAAGAGAGAGGAAGTCCTATTTGATCAGCATACCTTTGGCGACATTGTCAGGTCCTTCCTAGACGGTGGCTTACCCTCCCAAGCAATGGAGTTTTATGATGAAATGAAGCAGTCTCCTGACCCTCCATTGTGTTTGCCTTATCGGGTAATCTTGAAAGGCCTCATACCTTATCCTGAATTGAGGGAGAAGGTGAAAGAGGATTTCTTGGAACTCTTCCCTGATATGAGTGTGTATGATCCACCCGAAGACCTGTTCAACAATCAGCAATGA